In the Candidatus Electrothrix rattekaaiensis genome, one interval contains:
- a CDS encoding PKD domain-containing protein has translation MIAHPSQKTALWLLIIISFFCIPFNALSEVFSPDNLSPESLREDLQIIAGDEDISWITENNLPFVHTPNSHLHSLLVDYAIIREINSQGLPHNLISMTNRGYLEGYLQLYNNVGEGIKLYMGDIYIDHLEENTTSSLLDYLKEKSANWIGNQIENSLTGTQSNLVSYGWGKYNTIDAIANAFIESSNSNSLEFIESLWNLTATLTGSSAAGVGAYMNFLFSTIDMFEEEATKNRIRLYAALSYKSETINDFTRHYYQPNNDIETYTLYTYSPIYTFLNQPQLESNYFDNIGEEIAYQEIVSNHLSAYGLNNYTLQQDAIQDILLFIGPSFVSFIDKYRAMLDEASAASWAELETELYDLIHAEVQRANYIRYNYSYRGDDIDKKSVLLAYNGTDTFYLLNNSSERLHNTYLLDTDWIHEDTNHKNIAPEEYTFFQVEKDNLPEELHYTLFNVPDQFQLTTDDFKNFFAQINISAEKYITYSDIHFSSKNNAFAYPEEVTFHWDFGDGETASGGSATHQYKNPGDYIVTLSLIRNGQPYKVTKEVRYIKPNDATIPTDPTIEASPDDHYTISDTITLTATSTSVDSESTIEYYWYTKNTEDQNAWFHVGSTLEVQPTDPDKETYYARAENIHGSSSLASVTLHNNGFYSVGDSVIEPYQDENGNWINTFNICGAIGGNTTLKGGTLDLAGCILVIDGDLIQSGGILNVNGGKLIVKGDYRIQGETSNGNTYFSDGKLNMSNEADYILVEENFIMDSSYQHDGGTTNALLYAGTLEVRGNFTQKSSDPSTFYSPYENFEARGTHKVLLSGTGPQTVSFEDAAPSYSHFNILEITNPDPTQITFNPAEPTTSTIIYDAPPLSLRDLNIGEVGLTLPMDLKIVLSEGASFELSNQVLNLNGHTLTVEGDFIHSGGTLNVNGGKLIVKGDYRIQNKTADGAYTYSTGKLNMVNEADHILVEGDFVMDSSYQHDGGTTNAQLYAGTLELKGNFTQKSTDTEGFFPYENFEARGTHKVLLSGSGPQSVSFEDAAPSYSHFNILEITNSDPTQIAFKPGEPTTSNIVYNANSIPLRDLYIGKVGLTLPMDMNIVLSEGRTFKLYNQVLNLNGHTLTVEGDFIHSGGTLNVNGGKLIVKGDYRIQNKTADGAYTYSTGKLNMANEADHILVEGDFVMDSMYQHDGGTTEALLYAGTLEVRKLPNNQRRVELLPFENFEARGTHKVLLSGTGPQAISFEDLRPLFTF, from the coding sequence ATGATTGCTCACCCCTCACAAAAAACAGCTCTCTGGCTTCTAATCATAATTTCTTTTTTCTGTATTCCTTTTAATGCATTATCGGAAGTTTTCTCACCGGATAATCTTTCACCGGAGAGCCTGCGCGAAGACTTACAAATAATCGCGGGAGATGAGGATATTTCATGGATTACAGAGAATAATCTCCCGTTTGTTCACACACCGAATAGTCACCTACACAGCCTGCTCGTAGATTATGCAATCATACGAGAAATAAACAGCCAAGGGCTTCCACATAATCTAATCAGTATGACTAATAGAGGTTATCTTGAGGGATATCTTCAACTATACAACAACGTCGGCGAGGGAATTAAACTGTATATGGGAGATATTTACATTGATCACCTTGAGGAAAATACCACGTCCTCTTTGCTTGACTATCTAAAAGAAAAATCAGCTAATTGGATAGGAAATCAAATAGAAAACAGTTTAACCGGTACCCAGTCAAATCTAGTAAGCTATGGGTGGGGTAAATATAACACAATAGATGCAATAGCTAATGCTTTTATAGAGTCGTCTAACTCAAATAGCTTAGAGTTCATAGAAAGCCTATGGAATCTTACCGCAACACTCACAGGCAGCAGTGCAGCTGGTGTTGGTGCATACATGAATTTTCTATTCAGCACTATTGATATGTTTGAGGAGGAGGCAACAAAAAACCGGATTCGCCTGTATGCCGCCTTGAGCTACAAATCGGAAACAATTAACGATTTTACACGTCATTACTACCAGCCGAACAACGATATAGAAACATATACATTGTATACATACAGCCCTATATATACGTTTTTGAATCAGCCTCAGCTAGAGTCGAATTATTTTGATAACATAGGAGAAGAAATAGCTTATCAGGAGATTGTGTCAAACCACCTTTCAGCATACGGGCTGAATAATTATACCTTACAGCAGGATGCTATCCAAGATATTCTCCTTTTTATAGGCCCTTCTTTTGTTTCCTTCATTGACAAATACCGAGCAATGCTAGATGAGGCTTCTGCAGCATCTTGGGCGGAACTTGAAACAGAACTGTATGATCTCATTCATGCAGAAGTTCAACGGGCAAACTATATCAGATACAACTACAGCTATCGTGGTGACGACATAGATAAAAAAAGCGTTCTTCTAGCTTATAACGGTACTGACACCTTTTATTTGTTAAATAATAGCTCAGAACGATTACATAATACTTACTTATTGGATACTGATTGGATACACGAAGACACGAATCATAAAAATATTGCCCCTGAAGAGTATACCTTTTTTCAAGTAGAAAAAGATAACCTCCCAGAGGAATTACATTATACGCTATTTAATGTTCCTGATCAATTTCAGTTAACCACAGATGACTTTAAAAATTTCTTTGCTCAAATCAACATTAGTGCCGAAAAGTATATAACCTACTCTGACATTCACTTTAGCTCTAAAAACAACGCATTTGCTTACCCTGAAGAAGTAACCTTTCATTGGGATTTTGGTGACGGAGAAACTGCAAGCGGCGGTTCAGCAACCCATCAATATAAAAACCCCGGTGATTACATTGTTACTTTATCTTTAATACGTAATGGTCAACCATACAAAGTTACCAAGGAAGTACGGTATATCAAGCCAAACGATGCAACTATTCCTACAGACCCCACAATTGAAGCGTCCCCTGATGATCACTACACTATAAGCGACACCATCACCCTGACAGCTACATCCACCTCCGTAGATTCTGAGTCAACAATTGAATATTACTGGTATACCAAAAACACCGAAGATCAGAATGCCTGGTTTCATGTCGGAAGCACTCTTGAAGTTCAACCCACCGATCCTGATAAAGAAACATACTACGCAAGAGCAGAAAACATTCATGGTTCTTCATCTCTAGCCAGTGTAACTCTTCACAACAACGGATTTTATTCAGTCGGAGACTCAGTGATTGAGCCTTATCAGGACGAAAATGGAAACTGGATTAATACATTTAATATATGCGGTGCTATTGGCGGCAATACTACCCTAAAAGGCGGGACACTAGACCTAGCAGGTTGTATTTTGGTAATTGATGGTGATCTGATTCAATCTGGTGGAATATTGAACGTTAACGGTGGCAAGCTGATCGTCAAAGGTGACTATCGAATACAGGGCGAGACATCAAACGGTAACACTTACTTTTCCGACGGCAAACTAAATATGTCGAACGAAGCCGACTATATTCTTGTCGAGGAAAATTTCATTATGGACAGTAGCTACCAGCATGACGGTGGCACAACGAATGCGTTGCTTTATGCTGGCACACTGGAGGTAAGAGGAAATTTCACACAAAAATCTTCAGACCCGAGTACTTTCTATAGTCCATACGAAAACTTTGAGGCTAGAGGCACACATAAAGTTCTTCTTTCCGGTACCGGCCCCCAGACTGTCTCATTTGAGGATGCTGCCCCTAGTTACTCGCATTTCAATATACTTGAGATCACCAACCCAGACCCCACACAAATCACCTTCAATCCAGCTGAACCGACTACCTCGACCATCATTTATGATGCTCCCCCCCTTTCGTTGCGTGACCTCAACATAGGAGAAGTTGGCCTAACCCTACCTATGGATTTAAAAATCGTCCTTTCTGAAGGAGCTTCTTTTGAATTATCGAATCAAGTCCTTAACCTCAACGGACATACCCTGACCGTCGAAGGTGACTTCATTCACTCCGGCGGGACACTGAACGTGAACGGCGGCAAACTCATCGTTAAAGGAGACTATCGAATACAAAACAAAACTGCCGACGGAGCCTACACATACAGCACGGGTAAACTCAACATGGTAAACGAAGCCGATCATATTCTTGTCGAGGGAGATTTTGTCATGGACAGTAGCTACCAACATGATGGAGGCACGACGAACGCTCAACTCTACGCTGGAACACTGGAACTTAAAGGGAACTTTACCCAGAAATCAACAGATACGGAAGGTTTCTTCCCATACGAGAACTTCGAAGCCAGAGGGACGCATAAAGTTCTTCTTTCCGGTAGCGGTCCCCAATCTGTCTCATTTGAGGATGCTGCCCCCAGCTACTCGCATTTCAATATACTGGAAATCACAAATTCCGATCCCACACAGATCGCCTTTAAACCCGGCGAGCCAACCACTTCTAATATTGTCTATAACGCCAACAGCATTCCACTACGAGATCTCTACATAGGTAAAGTTGGCTTGACTCTGCCCATGGATATGAACATTGTCCTTTCCGAAGGAAGAACCTTCAAGCTCTATAATCAAGTCCTTAACCTCAACGGACATACCCTGACCGTCGAAGGTGACTTCATTCACTCCGGCGGGACACTGAACGTGAACGGCGGCAAACTCATCGTTAAAGGAGACTATCGAATACAAAACAAAACTGCCGACGGAGCCTACACATACAGCACGGGTAAACTCAACATGGCGAACGAAGCCGATCATATTCTTGTCGAAGGCGATTTCGTTATGGACAGTATGTACCAGCACGACGGAGGTACAACCGAAGCCCTTCTGTATGCAGGAACTCTAGAAGTCAGGAAACTACCCAACAATCAACGACGGGTGGAATTATTACCCTTTGAAAATTTCGAGGCCAGAGGAACGCATAAAGTCCTTCTTTCCGGCACTGGACCGCAGGCGATCTCGTTTGAGGATCTCAGACCGTTATTCACATTTTAA